A genomic region of Tsukamurella pulmonis contains the following coding sequences:
- the ybaK gene encoding Cys-tRNA(Pro) deacylase, translating into MGKKNAAATPAIAALQSAGIEFAVHEYEHDPRAESFGGEAAQALGHDPARVFKTLVISDGKQLAVAIVPTSGKLSLKAAGAALGLHRPAMADPADVRRVTGYVLGGVSPLGQRKRLPTAIDESALGFETVFCSAGRRGLEVEVAPSDLVAATSATVAPLAAPG; encoded by the coding sequence ATGGGCAAGAAGAACGCCGCGGCGACGCCGGCGATCGCGGCGCTGCAAAGCGCGGGCATCGAGTTCGCGGTGCACGAGTACGAGCACGATCCGCGGGCCGAGTCCTTCGGCGGCGAGGCCGCGCAGGCGCTGGGCCACGATCCGGCGCGGGTCTTCAAGACGCTGGTCATCAGCGACGGGAAGCAGCTGGCCGTGGCGATCGTGCCGACCTCGGGCAAGCTCAGCCTCAAGGCGGCGGGCGCGGCGCTGGGCCTGCACCGGCCGGCGATGGCCGACCCCGCCGACGTGCGGCGCGTCACCGGCTACGTGCTCGGCGGCGTCTCCCCGCTGGGGCAGCGCAAGCGCCTGCCGACCGCGATCGACGAGTCGGCGCTCGGCTTCGAGACCGTGTTCTGTTCCGCGGGCCGACGGGGCCTGGAGGTGGAGGTGGCACCGTCGGACCTGGTGGCCGCGACGTCGGCGACGGTGGCCCCGCTGGCGGCCCCGGGCTGA
- a CDS encoding CPBP family intramembrane glutamic endopeptidase — MSAPVHQPRLPLTPTGIAIRVVVAVGTLFGANVIGTAVLALSAAVLDGERLNRTNLGLALAVASNAVVCATVVGVVWLWCRHIERRPLRSTGWVFTRSSPAWLLIGTAACAALVAAVSLALPAQTAAVGEGSSASAGFTVIAVVSQAFLMQGTSEELLFRGWLLTSMRERPLVAIVVTTLGFTAIHLVSSGGQQTVGDHLAYLALPFGMALLAVGVLLWTRSLWGAVGVHGGFHVGVAIAGQRFSDDALSWFGVGGTLAVAGLVLTASALRAGRRLDPCR; from the coding sequence GTGTCCGCGCCAGTGCACCAACCCCGTCTGCCCCTGACTCCGACGGGAATCGCGATCCGCGTCGTCGTCGCGGTCGGAACCCTGTTCGGCGCCAATGTCATCGGGACGGCGGTGCTCGCACTCAGCGCGGCGGTGCTGGACGGCGAGCGACTCAACCGGACGAATCTGGGCCTGGCCCTGGCCGTCGCGTCCAACGCCGTCGTCTGCGCCACCGTCGTCGGCGTGGTGTGGCTCTGGTGCCGGCACATCGAACGTCGGCCGCTCCGCAGCACGGGGTGGGTCTTCACGCGCTCCTCACCGGCCTGGCTGCTCATCGGGACGGCCGCCTGCGCGGCGCTGGTGGCCGCCGTCTCACTCGCGCTCCCGGCGCAGACGGCCGCCGTCGGTGAAGGCTCCAGCGCGTCCGCCGGGTTCACGGTGATCGCGGTCGTCTCGCAAGCGTTCCTGATGCAGGGCACCTCCGAGGAGCTGCTGTTCCGCGGTTGGCTCCTCACCTCGATGCGCGAGCGTCCGCTGGTCGCGATCGTCGTGACCACGCTCGGCTTCACCGCGATCCACCTCGTCTCCAGCGGCGGGCAGCAGACCGTCGGCGACCACCTCGCGTACCTCGCCCTGCCCTTCGGCATGGCCCTGCTCGCCGTCGGAGTGCTGCTGTGGACGCGATCGCTGTGGGGCGCCGTCGGCGTGCACGGCGGTTTCCACGTCGGCGTCGCTATCGCCGGACAGCGGTTCAGCGACGACGCACTCTCGTGGTTCGGCGTCGGTGGCACCCTGGCGGTGGCGGGACTCGTCCTCACCGCCTCCGCGCTGCGCGCCGGGCGGCGCCTGGATCCGTGCCGCTGA
- a CDS encoding NAD-dependent succinate-semialdehyde dehydrogenase, giving the protein MADIQYAVTDPATGEVLQTYPTAEPAEIEAAIDAASRTARRWPQESTVAERAALVRRVAELHTERREMLAGIIQREMGKPLEDALGEVDFSAAIYTYYADNAEKFLADQPLDLLEGDGTAVIRRSPIGVLFGIMPWNFPYYQVARFAGPNLAAGNTILLKHAPQCPESAEAMQLIFAEAGLPSGAYVNIRVTNDQAADIIADPRVAAVSLTGSERAGATVAEIAGRNLKKCVLELGGSDPFIVLSTDDLDATVDAAVAGRLDNTGQSCNAAKRFIVASDLYDDFLAKFTGKLLAAGDGIAPLSSERAAIALEQQVTQAVEAGAHLAIEGRRDGAFHPPAVLTEVTEDNPAFRQELFGPVATVYKVDGEGEALALANDTPFGLGSYVFTTDPEQAARMADGIQAGMVFVNGVLAEGAELPFGGVKRSGFGREMGPLGIEEFLNKKLIRTIK; this is encoded by the coding sequence ATGGCCGACATCCAGTACGCCGTGACCGATCCTGCCACCGGCGAGGTCCTGCAGACCTACCCCACGGCGGAGCCCGCCGAGATCGAGGCGGCGATCGACGCGGCGTCGCGGACCGCGCGCCGCTGGCCGCAGGAGTCGACGGTCGCCGAGCGGGCGGCACTGGTGCGCCGGGTCGCCGAACTGCACACCGAGCGGCGCGAGATGCTGGCCGGAATCATCCAGCGGGAGATGGGCAAGCCGCTCGAGGACGCCCTCGGCGAGGTCGACTTCTCGGCCGCGATCTACACCTACTACGCGGACAACGCCGAGAAGTTCCTCGCGGACCAACCGCTGGATCTGCTCGAGGGCGACGGCACCGCGGTCATCCGGCGCTCCCCGATCGGCGTGCTGTTCGGGATCATGCCGTGGAACTTCCCCTACTACCAGGTGGCGCGGTTCGCGGGCCCGAACCTGGCCGCGGGCAACACGATCCTGCTCAAGCACGCACCGCAGTGCCCCGAATCGGCCGAGGCGATGCAGCTGATCTTCGCCGAGGCGGGACTGCCGTCGGGCGCCTACGTCAACATCCGCGTCACCAACGATCAGGCGGCGGACATCATCGCCGATCCGCGCGTGGCCGCCGTCTCGCTGACCGGCTCGGAGCGGGCGGGCGCGACCGTCGCCGAGATCGCCGGGCGCAACCTGAAGAAGTGCGTGCTCGAGCTCGGCGGCTCGGACCCCTTCATCGTGCTCTCGACGGACGACCTCGACGCCACCGTCGACGCCGCGGTCGCGGGCCGCCTCGACAACACCGGACAGTCCTGCAACGCCGCCAAGCGGTTCATCGTCGCGTCCGACCTGTACGACGACTTCCTCGCGAAGTTCACCGGCAAGCTGCTGGCCGCCGGCGACGGCATCGCGCCGCTGTCCTCCGAGCGCGCGGCGATCGCGCTGGAGCAGCAGGTGACGCAGGCCGTCGAGGCGGGCGCGCACCTGGCCATCGAGGGCCGGCGCGACGGTGCCTTCCACCCGCCGGCGGTGCTCACCGAGGTCACCGAGGACAACCCGGCGTTCCGGCAGGAGCTCTTCGGGCCCGTCGCCACCGTCTACAAGGTGGACGGCGAGGGCGAGGCCCTCGCGCTCGCCAACGACACCCCCTTCGGGCTCGGCTCGTACGTCTTCACCACCGACCCCGAGCAGGCCGCCCGCATGGCGGACGGCATCCAGGCCGGCATGGTGTTCGTCAACGGTGTCCTCGCCGAGGGCGCGGAGCTGCCCTTCGGCGGCGTGAAGCGCTCCGGCTTCGGCCGGGAGATGGGGCCGCTGGGCATCGAGGAGTTCCTCAACAAGAAGCTGATCCGCACGATCAAGTAG
- the rsgA gene encoding ribosome small subunit-dependent GTPase A, whose protein sequence is MGKREYDESDVRVRPGKSSRPRTKNRPDHSAAAAAMVVSVDRGRWGCALDGDPDRVITAMRARELGRTPIVVGDSVGVVGDLTGRKDTLARIVRVDERRTVLRRTADDTDPYERIVVANAEQLLIVTALADPPPRTGFVERTLIAAYAGGLTPVLCLTKGDLADAEEFTAAFADLDLTVIAAGRDDPLDAARDLLTGRVSALIGHSGVGKSTLVNRLVPDANRATGVVSGVGKGRHTSTQSVALWLPEGGWVVDTPGIRSFGLAHISTEDVIAAFPDLDEAVQDCPRGCSHLGPPADPECRLDGLKGTAHRRAMAVRGLLADLGSTPDWA, encoded by the coding sequence TTGGGTAAGCGCGAGTACGACGAGAGCGATGTCCGGGTGCGCCCGGGCAAGAGCAGTCGGCCGCGCACCAAGAACCGGCCCGACCACAGCGCCGCCGCGGCCGCCATGGTGGTCTCCGTCGACCGCGGCCGGTGGGGCTGCGCACTCGACGGCGACCCCGACCGGGTCATCACCGCCATGCGCGCTCGCGAGCTGGGCCGCACGCCGATCGTCGTCGGTGACTCCGTCGGCGTCGTGGGCGATCTGACGGGCCGCAAGGACACGCTCGCCCGCATCGTGCGGGTGGACGAGCGGAGGACGGTGCTGCGCCGCACCGCCGACGACACCGACCCGTACGAGCGGATCGTGGTCGCCAACGCCGAGCAGTTGCTCATCGTGACGGCGCTCGCCGACCCGCCGCCGCGCACCGGCTTCGTCGAGCGCACACTCATCGCGGCCTACGCGGGCGGACTCACCCCGGTGCTGTGCCTGACGAAGGGCGACCTCGCCGACGCCGAGGAGTTCACCGCGGCCTTCGCCGACCTCGACCTCACCGTGATCGCCGCCGGCCGCGACGACCCGCTGGACGCGGCACGCGACCTGCTCACCGGACGCGTGAGCGCCCTCATCGGGCACAGCGGCGTCGGGAAGTCGACGCTGGTCAACCGGCTCGTACCCGATGCCAACCGCGCCACCGGCGTGGTCTCCGGCGTGGGCAAGGGCCGGCACACCTCCACCCAATCGGTGGCGCTGTGGCTGCCGGAGGGCGGATGGGTCGTCGACACCCCGGGCATCCGCAGCTTCGGACTCGCGCACATCTCCACCGAGGACGTGATCGCCGCGTTCCCCGACCTCGACGAGGCCGTCCAGGACTGCCCGCGCGGCTGCTCACACCTGGGGCCGCCCGCCGATCCCGAGTGCCGCCTGGACGGGCTGAAGGGGACGGCGCACCGTCGGGCGATGGCGGTGCGCGGCCTGCTCGCGGATCTGGGCTCCACCCCCGATTGGGCGTGA
- a CDS encoding SOS response-associated peptidase — MCGRYAVTTDPALLAAEIDAEDETEGTALDVPGFNVAPTTNIVAVVARHPREAPADPATRRLRAMRWGLLPHWQKTLSGPPLFNARAESVSEKPAFRTAVKNKRCLIPMDGWYEWQVLDPEAKKPRKQPTYLTPVDGTRMYIAGLWSVWRPADAGPDVPPTLSATVLTTDSVGPLRAVHDRMPLVLTPDAFDAWLDPDGPVDPALLRPPALEVAERIEIRPVSALVNAVANTGPELIERVEPGSEPGQLSLL, encoded by the coding sequence ATGTGCGGACGCTACGCGGTGACCACCGATCCGGCGCTGTTGGCGGCGGAGATCGATGCCGAGGACGAGACCGAGGGCACGGCGCTGGACGTGCCCGGGTTCAACGTCGCGCCCACCACGAACATCGTGGCAGTGGTCGCCCGGCACCCGCGGGAGGCGCCCGCCGATCCGGCGACGCGGCGGCTGCGCGCCATGCGGTGGGGGCTGCTGCCGCACTGGCAGAAGACGCTGAGCGGGCCGCCCCTGTTCAACGCCCGCGCCGAGTCCGTGAGTGAGAAGCCGGCGTTCCGCACCGCGGTCAAGAACAAGCGCTGCCTGATCCCGATGGACGGCTGGTACGAGTGGCAGGTGCTCGATCCGGAGGCGAAGAAGCCGCGCAAGCAGCCCACCTACCTCACCCCGGTCGACGGGACGCGGATGTACATCGCCGGGCTGTGGTCCGTGTGGCGTCCCGCCGATGCCGGCCCTGACGTGCCGCCCACGCTGTCGGCCACGGTGCTCACCACCGACTCGGTGGGCCCGCTGCGGGCGGTGCACGATCGGATGCCGCTGGTGCTCACGCCGGACGCCTTCGACGCGTGGCTGGATCCGGACGGCCCCGTCGACCCGGCGCTGCTGCGGCCGCCCGCGCTGGAAGTGGCCGAGCGGATCGAGATCCGGCCGGTGTCGGCTCTGGTGAACGCCGTCGCCAACACCGGGCCGGAACTGATCGAGCGCGTCGAGCCCGGCAGCGAGCCGGGGCAGCTCAGCCTGCTGTAG
- a CDS encoding glycosyltransferase: MKILITGIAGYSHLVPFVLPAAAALRDAGHRVTVAVPEAGRELVAEYGFDVLALPGVPEMRQIVTDPALRAEEFSVTDYVPPTDPPQIGDVLPTADPRVSARAFIGVLAHRAATALLDALGDDVPDLILRDNTEFGGHLVAERLGCREAILDVAPMLDEHAPAVLDVLSAVRRAHGLEALSDPPQPPRIAQTPVDFYPPGRSIENVHCFRPGPRRHAPLDPAIADLPADRPLVLASLGSVAPQIGIGTALLDAIIAALGTLDVRAVVAVGTHPVPNPPANVVITDFVDQQTVLTTCDAFITHGGFNGVRESLQAGVPTVLLPLFGDHPANAAQAELLGAGIALDPVAVTAQSIAAATTKVLDDPAYRRNALRFARRTQALPELAAFPAVLT, translated from the coding sequence GTGAAGATATTGATCACCGGCATCGCCGGTTACTCGCACCTGGTCCCGTTCGTCCTGCCGGCCGCCGCGGCGCTGCGCGACGCCGGGCACCGGGTCACCGTCGCCGTGCCCGAGGCCGGACGGGAACTGGTGGCCGAGTACGGATTCGACGTGCTGGCACTGCCCGGCGTACCCGAGATGCGGCAGATCGTGACCGACCCGGCGTTGCGGGCCGAGGAGTTCTCCGTCACCGACTACGTCCCGCCGACGGATCCTCCGCAGATCGGGGACGTGCTACCCACCGCGGACCCGCGGGTCTCTGCGCGGGCGTTCATCGGCGTGCTGGCGCACCGGGCGGCGACGGCGCTGCTCGACGCTCTGGGCGACGACGTGCCGGATCTGATCCTGCGCGACAACACCGAGTTCGGCGGGCACCTGGTGGCCGAGCGGCTCGGCTGCCGGGAGGCGATCCTCGACGTGGCGCCGATGCTCGACGAGCACGCGCCCGCCGTGCTGGACGTGCTCTCCGCGGTGCGCCGCGCCCACGGGCTGGAGGCGCTGTCGGACCCGCCGCAGCCCCCGCGGATAGCGCAGACCCCGGTGGACTTCTATCCACCGGGGCGATCGATCGAGAACGTGCACTGCTTCCGGCCGGGCCCGCGCCGTCACGCGCCACTCGACCCGGCGATCGCGGACCTGCCCGCGGACCGCCCGCTCGTGCTCGCGAGCCTGGGCTCGGTGGCCCCGCAGATCGGCATCGGCACCGCACTGCTCGACGCGATCATCGCGGCGCTCGGAACGCTGGACGTGCGGGCCGTGGTCGCGGTCGGCACGCACCCCGTGCCGAATCCGCCCGCCAACGTGGTGATCACGGACTTCGTCGATCAGCAGACGGTGCTCACGACCTGCGACGCGTTCATCACGCACGGCGGGTTCAACGGCGTGCGCGAATCGCTGCAGGCCGGGGTGCCGACGGTGCTCCTACCCCTGTTCGGCGACCATCCGGCGAACGCGGCGCAGGCCGAGCTGCTCGGCGCGGGCATCGCCCTCGACCCGGTGGCCGTGACGGCGCAGTCCATCGCCGCCGCGACCACGAAGGTTCTCGACGATCCGGCCTACCGCCGCAACGCCCTCCGGTTCGCGCGGCGAACTCAGGCACTGCCCGAGCTCGCCGCGTTCCCGGCGGTCCTGACCTGA
- the aroA gene encoding 3-phosphoshikimate 1-carboxyvinyltransferase produces the protein MCEDERVEQLELWPAPFAAGPVTGTVALPGSKSITNRAYILAAQAPSRSTLTNALRSRDTDLMARGLRALGAHVDVVTDTTVAVTGGELHGGAVDCGLAGTVMRFLPPLAAGAHGTVAFDGDPQARIRPLGTVLDALRGLGARIDGDALPFTVHGHGPIRGGTVTIDASASSQFVSGLLLSGPSFTEGVTVHHDGKPVPSMPHIEMTVDMLRAAGAEVDTSEANTWRVAPGGLRAHEWTVEPDLSNATVFLAAAAVTGGAVTVPHWNPRSTQPGVQFADILAAMGAEVAHTDGALVARGTGALHGVDWDLRDIGELTPTVAALAALADSPSRLRGIAHLRGHETDRLAALTTEITNLGGRCTETEDGLHIEPATLHGGVWHSYADHRMATAGAILGLVTEGVEVEDIATTAKTMPDFPALWHALLGTES, from the coding sequence ATGTGCGAGGATGAGCGCGTGGAGCAGTTGGAGCTATGGCCCGCGCCCTTCGCCGCAGGTCCGGTGACGGGCACCGTCGCCCTCCCCGGCTCGAAGTCGATCACCAATCGCGCGTACATCCTTGCCGCGCAAGCACCGTCGCGCTCGACGCTGACGAACGCGCTGCGCAGCCGCGACACCGACCTCATGGCGCGGGGACTGCGGGCGCTCGGCGCGCACGTCGACGTCGTTACCGACACCACGGTTGCGGTGACCGGCGGCGAGTTGCACGGAGGCGCGGTCGACTGCGGCCTCGCCGGAACCGTCATGCGCTTCCTGCCCCCGCTCGCGGCGGGCGCGCACGGCACCGTCGCCTTCGACGGTGACCCGCAGGCCCGGATCCGGCCCCTGGGCACCGTGCTCGACGCGCTGCGCGGCCTCGGCGCCCGCATCGACGGCGACGCCCTCCCCTTCACCGTGCACGGCCACGGGCCGATCCGCGGCGGCACCGTCACCATCGACGCCTCAGCGAGCTCGCAGTTCGTCTCCGGCCTGCTGCTGAGCGGCCCGAGCTTCACCGAGGGCGTCACGGTGCACCACGACGGGAAGCCCGTGCCGTCGATGCCGCACATCGAGATGACCGTCGACATGCTGCGCGCCGCCGGCGCCGAGGTCGACACCTCCGAGGCGAACACGTGGCGGGTCGCGCCGGGCGGGCTCCGCGCGCACGAGTGGACCGTCGAGCCGGACCTGTCGAACGCCACCGTCTTCCTCGCCGCGGCCGCGGTCACCGGCGGCGCCGTCACCGTGCCGCACTGGAACCCGCGCTCCACGCAGCCCGGCGTCCAGTTCGCCGACATCCTCGCGGCCATGGGCGCAGAGGTCGCGCACACCGACGGTGCGCTCGTCGCGCGCGGCACCGGCGCGCTCCACGGCGTCGACTGGGACCTGCGCGACATCGGCGAGCTGACGCCCACCGTCGCAGCGCTGGCAGCCCTCGCCGACTCCCCCTCGCGGCTGCGGGGCATCGCCCACCTGCGCGGCCACGAGACCGACCGGCTCGCGGCCCTGACCACCGAGATCACGAACCTCGGCGGGCGGTGCACCGAGACCGAGGACGGCCTGCACATCGAGCCCGCGACGCTGCACGGCGGCGTCTGGCACAGCTACGCCGACCACCGGATGGCGACCGCCGGCGCGATCCTGGGCCTGGTCACCGAGGGTGTGGAGGTCGAGGACATCGCGACCACGGCGAAGACGATGCCCGATTTCCCCGCGCTGTGGCACGCACTCCTCGGCACCGAATCGTGA
- a CDS encoding helix-turn-helix domain-containing protein, which yields MSAAPVSLPSRYAERPSTVPGAVRWRATGTGGAALILPDGCMDVIVVDGAPIVAGPDAVAARVSGSDGARLDGVRFPPGMLPQLLGIGADELTGRRVPLAEVLPHRRRTAGDDPEAIAAALLDGVDLDRRITGIVARLGAGRAIGAVAAEAELGERALHRLARRSFGYGPKTLARILRFQRAAARIGAGENLAAVAASAGYADQAHLTREVRALTGTTPGELRRPISGTDPGAARRAARRR from the coding sequence GTGAGTGCAGCACCCGTGTCGCTCCCGTCGCGCTACGCGGAGCGACCGTCGACCGTCCCCGGTGCCGTCCGCTGGCGCGCCACGGGGACGGGCGGTGCCGCGCTGATCCTGCCCGACGGGTGCATGGACGTCATCGTCGTCGACGGTGCGCCGATCGTCGCCGGCCCTGACGCCGTCGCCGCCCGCGTATCCGGTTCCGACGGTGCGCGTCTCGACGGTGTGCGGTTCCCGCCCGGGATGCTGCCGCAGCTGCTGGGGATCGGTGCCGACGAGCTCACCGGCAGGCGAGTGCCGTTGGCGGAGGTGCTGCCGCATCGCCGGCGCACCGCCGGTGACGACCCGGAGGCGATCGCCGCCGCCCTGCTCGACGGCGTGGACCTGGACCGCCGGATCACCGGCATCGTCGCGCGATTGGGTGCGGGACGCGCGATCGGTGCGGTCGCCGCGGAGGCGGAGCTGGGCGAGCGGGCCCTGCACCGCCTGGCCCGCCGGTCCTTCGGCTACGGCCCGAAGACGCTCGCGCGGATCCTGCGGTTCCAGCGCGCCGCAGCACGGATCGGTGCGGGGGAGAACCTCGCCGCCGTCGCGGCATCGGCCGGCTACGCCGACCAGGCCCACCTCACGCGGGAGGTCCGCGCGCTCACCGGGACCACGCCCGGCGAACTGCGGAGGCCGATCAGCGGCACGGATCCAGGCGCCGCCCGGCGCGCAGCGCGGAGGCGGTGA
- the soxR gene encoding redox-sensitive transcriptional activator SoxR has product METTREFSVGQLAARSGVAVSALHFYEREGLISARRTSGNQRRYPRETLRRVAFIRISHRVGIPLATIREALATLPDGRTPTKSDWERLSQYWHDDLSHRIDELTRLRDNLTDCIGCGCLSMASCALANPHDALATTGAGPRRVFDEFRS; this is encoded by the coding sequence GTGGAGACCACCCGGGAGTTCAGCGTCGGCCAGCTGGCCGCGCGCAGCGGTGTCGCCGTGTCGGCGTTGCACTTCTACGAGCGCGAGGGCCTGATCTCCGCGCGCCGCACGTCCGGCAATCAGCGCCGCTACCCGCGGGAGACGCTGCGCCGCGTCGCGTTCATCCGGATCAGTCACCGGGTGGGCATCCCGCTGGCCACGATCCGCGAGGCGCTCGCCACGCTGCCCGACGGCCGCACGCCCACCAAGTCCGATTGGGAACGGCTCTCGCAGTACTGGCACGACGACCTCTCGCACCGGATCGACGAGCTCACCCGGCTGCGCGACAACCTCACCGACTGCATCGGCTGCGGCTGCCTGTCGATGGCCTCGTGTGCGCTCGCGAACCCGCACGACGCCCTGGCCACGACCGGCGCCGGGCCGCGGCGCGTGTTCGACGAGTTCCGCTCGTAG
- a CDS encoding SDR family oxidoreductase encodes MASYFVTGGTGFIGRALVARLAAADRDGTIYLLVRDSSLPRFERLIADLGHDLAPQVVPVAGDVTRPGLAIAPGDLPERIDHVVHLAAVYDMEAPEEAQELTNVVGTRNVLEVAERLGATMHHVSSLAVAGNHEGWFSEADFDVAQFFPTPYHRTKYEAERLVRDSAAPWQIYRPAIVVGDSTTGAADKIDGPYYFFPFLRLMGTIPHHLHVPFANLGYTNIVPVDFVAAGIAALVTAPPAPGTVYHLADPKGQSMATIYDAIAPAFSGPKTLPVPSAPLGEFAARLGRRGEVRALRDTIARQIGIPPSVLDHPFYNTRFDSEATFRELSRLGVSLPRLKSYGPRLFRYWAEHLDPSRNRRDDPRGPLVGKHILLTGGSSGIGREAAKQAVLKGAHVFIVARKPEDLADAVLRIEAEPGLPGLPKGTVRAYQCDVTDPEAVRTTVAQILAEHGHVDVLVNSAGRSIRRATINSVDRAHDYQRTMAVNYFGAVYLILELLPHMIARKSGHVVNISSIGVQVRGPRFAAYIASKSALEAFSDITAAETMSDHVTFTNIHMPLTRTRMIEPTDAYDNAMALSVEKAGQIVVRAIIERPRRIDTPLGTLAQFGQFLSPRIAAAAQHQGYLLFPEPEGDGEGAAKVLEVDVAEVDTPRGRLAATRAATKDLSKDISTAAVSPLFGISGDQGLRRLARKTLNRLPGINW; translated from the coding sequence ATGGCCAGCTACTTCGTCACCGGCGGGACGGGCTTCATCGGCCGTGCCCTCGTGGCGCGGCTCGCCGCGGCGGATCGGGACGGCACGATCTACCTGCTGGTGCGTGACTCCTCCCTCCCCCGGTTCGAGCGGCTGATCGCCGACCTCGGCCACGATCTCGCGCCGCAGGTGGTGCCCGTCGCGGGCGACGTCACCCGGCCGGGCCTCGCGATCGCGCCGGGCGATCTTCCCGAGCGGATCGATCACGTCGTCCATCTCGCGGCGGTCTACGACATGGAGGCGCCCGAGGAGGCGCAGGAACTGACCAACGTAGTGGGCACCCGGAACGTCCTCGAGGTCGCCGAGCGGCTCGGGGCGACGATGCACCACGTCTCCTCGCTCGCGGTCGCGGGCAACCACGAGGGCTGGTTCTCCGAGGCCGACTTCGACGTCGCGCAGTTCTTCCCCACGCCGTACCACCGCACCAAGTACGAGGCCGAGCGCCTGGTGCGCGACAGCGCGGCGCCGTGGCAGATCTACCGGCCCGCGATCGTCGTAGGCGATTCCACGACGGGCGCGGCCGACAAGATCGACGGGCCCTACTACTTCTTCCCGTTCCTGCGGCTGATGGGCACCATCCCGCACCACCTGCACGTGCCGTTCGCGAACCTCGGGTACACCAACATCGTGCCGGTCGACTTCGTCGCCGCCGGGATCGCCGCGCTGGTCACCGCACCGCCCGCGCCGGGCACCGTGTACCACCTGGCCGACCCCAAGGGCCAGAGCATGGCCACCATCTACGACGCCATCGCGCCCGCCTTCTCCGGGCCGAAGACGCTGCCGGTGCCCAGCGCACCGCTGGGCGAGTTCGCGGCGCGCCTGGGCCGGCGGGGCGAGGTGCGCGCGCTGCGCGACACCATCGCCCGGCAGATCGGCATCCCGCCGTCGGTGCTCGACCACCCCTTCTACAACACCCGGTTCGACTCCGAGGCCACCTTCCGCGAGCTCAGCCGCCTCGGCGTCTCGCTGCCGCGCCTGAAGTCCTACGGGCCGCGCCTGTTCCGCTACTGGGCCGAGCACCTGGACCCGTCGCGCAACCGGCGCGACGATCCGCGCGGCCCCCTGGTGGGCAAGCACATCCTGCTCACCGGCGGCTCCTCGGGCATCGGCCGGGAGGCGGCGAAGCAGGCGGTGCTCAAGGGCGCCCACGTCTTCATCGTCGCGCGCAAGCCCGAGGACCTGGCCGACGCGGTACTGCGCATCGAGGCCGAGCCGGGCCTGCCGGGCCTGCCGAAGGGCACCGTCCGCGCCTACCAGTGCGACGTGACGGACCCGGAAGCCGTGCGCACCACCGTCGCTCAGATCCTCGCCGAGCACGGGCACGTGGACGTGCTGGTCAACAGCGCCGGCCGGTCCATCCGCCGCGCCACCATCAACTCGGTCGACCGCGCGCACGACTACCAGCGCACCATGGCGGTGAACTACTTCGGCGCCGTCTACCTGATCCTGGAACTGTTGCCGCACATGATCGCCCGCAAGTCGGGGCACGTGGTCAACATCTCCTCGATCGGCGTGCAGGTGCGCGGCCCGCGGTTCGCCGCGTACATCGCGTCGAAGTCGGCGCTCGAGGCGTTCAGCGACATCACCGCCGCCGAGACGATGTCCGACCACGTGACGTTCACCAACATCCACATGCCGCTCACCCGCACCCGGATGATCGAACCGACGGACGCCTACGACAACGCCATGGCGCTCTCGGTGGAGAAGGCCGGCCAGATCGTGGTGCGCGCCATCATCGAGCGCCCCCGCCGCATCGACACCCCGCTCGGCACCCTGGCGCAGTTCGGCCAGTTCCTCTCCCCGCGGATCGCGGCCGCGGCGCAGCACCAGGGCTACCTGCTCTTCCCCGAACCCGAGGGGGACGGCGAGGGCGCGGCCAAGGTGCTGGAAGTCGATGTGGCCGAGGTGGATACGCCGCGCGGTCGGCTCGCGGCCACGCGCGCGGCGACGAAGGACCTGTCGAAGGACATCTCCACCGCGGCCGTCAGTCCGCTGTTCGGCATCTCCGGCGATCAGGGGCTGCGCCGCCTCGCCCGCAAGACCCTCAACCGCCTGCCCGGCATCAACTGGTGA
- a CDS encoding VOC family protein, producing the protein MTRRLRFDAIGMVTEDLPASLAFYRRLGLDIPDGAERQPHVEAALPGGMRLMWDTAAVIRSMEPGWVKQPGQNATLCVLCSSPAVVDEVHDELVAAGSPSAMAPFDAPWGQRYAGVLDPDGYQVQLFAPL; encoded by the coding sequence ATGACACGACGACTGCGCTTCGACGCCATCGGCATGGTCACCGAGGACCTGCCCGCCTCCCTCGCGTTCTACCGCCGCCTCGGACTCGACATCCCCGACGGTGCCGAACGGCAGCCGCACGTGGAGGCGGCGCTGCCGGGCGGGATGCGGCTGATGTGGGACACCGCCGCGGTGATCCGCTCCATGGAACCGGGGTGGGTCAAGCAGCCCGGGCAGAACGCGACGCTGTGCGTCCTGTGCTCCTCCCCCGCCGTGGTCGACGAGGTGCACGACGAGCTCGTCGCCGCGGGCAGTCCGAGCGCGATGGCACCCTTCGACGCGCCGTGGGGGCAGCGATACGCCGGGGTCCTCGATCCGGACGGCTACCAGGTGCAGCTGTTCGCCCCGCTGTAG